AAAAGCGAGAGCTGATTCGGGAGTAGCGGAGCGGAGCTTTCAAAAAGGCTTTCCGCAGACTGTTTCCTTCTTCATCAAAATATTCTTCCTTCCCTTGCTGATCGTAGTAGAAAGCGTAGTAGTCTTCATCCGTTCGCTCGAAGTGAGCTGCCAGAATCTTACCTACCCCCACTTGTTCACCCCTAATCTGCACTTCTTCGTAAATTAGTTTGAAGCGATCTCCCTTCTGCACTTTAAATAAGTCGAGTTGCCAAGCGTATAGTTCGGCCATTGTAGCAGCTAACTCGGGCGAAGCTCCTCCATCCTGAAGAGTTTGATAAAGCGAATAATCGATAATACCCGTAAACTCTTTTACCAACGTATCAATTTCATGCTGCCCTTTGTAGATATTCACCGAGTCGGTCAGATCAAAGACTATGTACTCCAGATTCGACGGTTCATAGATAAAATATTGGGCTGTTGAAGCTGAATCTTCACTGCACAATAGTGTATAGTCCCGATTTTCCCGAATCTTCCGCACATCAAACACCTGACGGGATCGTTTGGCTAAGCGGTCAATAATTCCGTAAGATACGTTGTAGTTACGTAGTATCTGCGACAAAAACTGGTTTGGCTTGACGGTGGCTTCAACTACTTTAAAGCTATCTACCTCAATTCCGTACAGGAGATGGGGCTCAGATTTCACTGGCTCAGGAGGCACTATAGTTGCCTGTACCGCAACTGTGTCGGGCAATGCTGAAGATTCATCAGGAATTATTTCATCGGCAAAAAAGTAGTACACTCCCAGTACTCCCAGCGTGGGAACCAGCAGAGCCGATAGCTTTAGTAGGTACGCTCTTATTTTCAATTTATCCGTTATTTACAATTTCTAATTGAAATTATTATAAATTATCAGCATTCTATTAGCAGTTTTACAAAATGCGGTGAAAACTACGATTATTAAAATAATAATTCTTGAAAATTTTTATTATTTCCTACAAGGTCAGGAATATCTAAAAACTGTTTACTTATTCATATGGTTATTTTTTCTTTAGACTATTTTTTCTTCAACATTCATTCACAGAATATCTTAATAGCTGTTGGTTATCATACATCATCAATATCGACAAAAGAATCGTCGTAATTATCTGACATTCAATGATATTTGCATATGCAAATATGCGGTTTTTTCTCATCCTTTATATCTTCTATCTTTGACCAAATGAATTGACCCTATGGATAAATATTCGTACATCTCCAACGCGCACGCTAGCTACATTGACGAACTCTACCAGTCGTACCAACAAGACCCCGAGTCAGTAGATGAAAGCTGGCAGAAATTTTTTGAGGGTTTTAATTTTTCTCTGGAACGCTTCGGTAAAAATGGTGCTTCCTCTACTAATGGTACTGCTGTATCTCAGACTCCGGCTAATAAGGAGATTGGCGTAAAAAAACTAATTAGAAATTATCGCCGTCGGGGACACTTAGAGTCCGACACCAACCCAGTTCGTACTCGGCGCGATCGTCAGGCGCAACTTGGTATTGAGTACTACGGCCTTACTGAAGGTGACCTAAGTACTACCTTCGTGGCAGGTGAAGAAATAGGCATTGGCCCGGCCACGCTCCAAGAAATTATTGATACGCTTCGTAAGGCATACGTAAGCACCATTGGCTTTGAATATACCTACATTCGCGACCGGGAAGCAGTAGAATGGATGAAGAAACAAGCGGAGCAAACTCTGCTCACTCACTCTACTTCTGCCGAGGAGAAAAAGCGTACGCTTACGAAGCTTAACGAAGCGGTAGTCTTCGAAAACTTTTTGCATACCAAGTATCTCGGGCAAAAGCGATTTTCGCTGGAAGGAGGAGAAACGACCATTCCGGCACTAGACGGAATCATCAACCATGCTGCTGAATTTGGAGTAGAAGAAGTTGCTATCGGTATGGCTCACCGGGGGCGGCTAAATGTGCTTGCCAACATTATGGGTAAGACCTACGAGCAGATTTTTAATGAATTTGAGGGAGCGGCTGATCCGGATCAGTCGCACGGCGATGGCGATGTAAAGTATCACTTGGGGTACTCTAGCGACGTCACTACTCCCAGTGGAAAACACGTAAACTTAAAGCTAAACCCTAACCCTTCGCATTTGGAGGCGGTTGACCCGGTAGTAGAAGGGTTTGTTCGGGCAAAGGCCGATCGGCACTACGATAGTGACTATGACCGTATCTTACCCATCCTTATTCACGGTGATGCAGCCGTAGCTGGTCAAGGCATTGTGTATGAAGTAGCGCAAATGTCGCAACTGGAAGGATACTACACCGGAGGAACCATTCAC
This region of Tunicatimonas pelagia genomic DNA includes:
- a CDS encoding peptidoglycan DD-metalloendopeptidase family protein, which gives rise to MKIRAYLLKLSALLVPTLGVLGVYYFFADEIIPDESSALPDTVAVQATIVPPEPVKSEPHLLYGIEVDSFKVVEATVKPNQFLSQILRNYNVSYGIIDRLAKRSRQVFDVRKIRENRDYTLLCSEDSASTAQYFIYEPSNLEYIVFDLTDSVNIYKGQHEIDTLVKEFTGIIDYSLYQTLQDGGASPELAATMAELYAWQLDLFKVQKGDRFKLIYEEVQIRGEQVGVGKILAAHFERTDEDYYAFYYDQQGKEEYFDEEGNSLRKAFLKAPLRYSRISSRFSHNRLHPVLKVRRPHYGIDYAAPTGTPVRAVGDGVVTKANYSGGAGHFVKIKHNGTYTTGYMHLSKYGEEIRPGKRVQQGDIIGYVGSTGISTGPHLDYRIWKNGKAVDALSLEMPSSEPIRDELREDYNIYMLELLDRLNQLSYPKRQFILANAKNNLQVVDLGDQSL